The window TCCCGGACTGGTGATCTCGGTCGACACGGTGAAGGCACCGGTGGCGCGCGCGGCGCTGGCGGCCGGGGCGGCCGTGGTGAACGACGTCTCCGCCTTCCGGCTGGATCCGGAGATGGCCGCAGTGGTCGCGGGCGCAGGTGCCGGCGCGATCCTGATGCACTCCCGCGGATCGGTCCTCGAGATCGCCTCCTACCAGCACGCCGACTACGCCGGCGACGTCGTCGGCCAGGTGATCGCCGAGCTCCGGGCCGCCATCGCCACGGCTGCCGAAGCCGGCGTCTCGCCGGGTGCAATCGTGCTGGATCCCGGCTTCGGGTTCTCCAAGACGGTGGAACAGAACGTTCTCCTGTTCGACCAGTTGGAGGCGCTCCAGGCGCTCGGCCGCCCGGTGCTGGTGGGGCCATCGCGCAAGCGCTTCCTCGGTAGCCTCGTCGGGCTGCCGCTGGAGGAGCGGGACCGCGCCACCGCGACCGCCTGCGCTCTCGCGTGGGAGCGGGGCGCGCGGCTCTTTCGGGTCCACGCCGTCGCCGCCGCGCGGGAGGCGCTCGCCCTGGCCGTGGCGATGGAAGGCCCGTAGTGCCGCCGGGCGGCGACGACTCCGGGCCGAACCGGGCCGCGCTCGTCTTCACCGCGCTGGTGCTCGCCGGTTATCTCCTGACGCTCGCTCCCACGGTCACCTTCTGGGACGCGGGCGAGTTCATCGCCGCCGCCAGGACCCTCGGCATCCCCCATCAGCCCGGCACCCCGATGTACGTGATGATTGCTCACGTGTGGGGGATGCTCGACCCACTGGGCGAGTACGCCGCGCGCATCAACCTGCTGAGCGCGCTGCTGAGCGCGGCGGGTGCCGGATGCCTCTTCCTGGTTCTCTACCAATCGCTGCGTGAATGGGCGGCTGACTTGCCCCCGTCTCGACGCTCCATGCTTCGCATCCTGGGTGCTGGATCGGGTGCGCTGCTGGGGGCGTTCAGCTTCACCAACTGGCAGAACTCCAACGAGACCGAGGTCTACGCGGTGGCCACCTGCAGCATCGCGGCCATGGTGTGGCTCGCGGTGGTGTGGCGCCGGCGGCGGGGAACTGCGGCAGCTCCTCGAGTGCTCCTGCTCATCATTTACCTGGCCGCACTCTCGATCGGCAATCACCTTCTCGCGCTGCTCGCAGGGCCTGCCCTCGTCGTCTTCCTGGCCGTCACGCTTCGCGATGCTCCCGCGGAAGATGCGGCGTCACGCCTGGCGGAGTCGGGCCAGGTGGCAATGCTGGCGGGCATGTGGGCGCTGCTGGTGGGCACCGGGCTCGGCAGCGTCAGCCTGGTGGTACTGGGGGCGGTCGCCGCGCTGGCAGCGTCCCTGTACGCGGCCCGGCGCGGGGCAGGGGTGTTCGCGCTGGCGAGCCTGGCCATCGCGCTGGTCGGCGTCACGCCTTACCTCTACCTCTATCTTCGCTCGGCCCAGCATCCGATCATCAATGAGGCGGCGCCCGCGACCTTCGACGCGCTCGTCGCCGTGGTCCGCCGGGCGCAGTATCCGCCGAGGACACCGCTGGACGATCCGACGGTCGTATCGGGAGTGCGCAATCCGGGCCGAACGCTGCTGCTGCTTGCCATTCAGCTGGGCGATTACCTGGTCTACTTCGATTGGCAGTGGGCGAGATCCCTCCGCGGCATGCTGGGGCCGCTGCCGTTGCGGACCCTGATCACGCTCGTCATGGCGTCCCTCGGGATCCGGGGTGCCCTGGTGCTGCGCCGGTCGGACCGGGCGGTCTGGTGGCTTCTGCTCGTGCTCTTTCTGGTCACCGGGCTCGGGCTCGTCCTCTACATGAACTTCCGGCCCGGATTCGGACGCTGGTACGACATCTACCCCCGACCCCAGGATCACGAGGTGCGCGAGCGCGACTACTTCTTCGTCGTGAGCTTCATCGTCTGGGGCCTCTGGGCCGGCGTGGGTGCGGCATCGCTCGCGCGCGCCGCCTGGGCCAAGTCCGGCCAGGTGCGGCGCCTCGCGCCGCTGCTGCTGTTGCTACCGGTTCTCCCGCTGGTCCTCAACTGGAAGGCCGCATCCCGCCGGCAGGGTGCCGACGCGCGCCTGGCGGCCGACTTCGCGTACGACCTGCTCAACAGCGCACCGCCGTACGGCATCCTCTTCACTTATGGCGATAACGACACCTTCCCGCTCTGGTGGGCGCAGGAGGTGGCCGGGATCCGCCAGGACGTGAGCGTGGTCTGTCTGGCGCTGGCGAACACCGACTGGTACATGCGACAGCTCCGGGACAGACCGGCCCGGCCGCTGGATCTCGAGCGCCTTCCCCCGGTATGGCGACCGCGGGTCTCGCCCCGTCCCGATTGGCCGTTGCATACGATGACTGATTCGCTGATCAGGGTCGCGGGGTCGGGCTATCTGGTACGCGGCACCCAGCGGGTGGCACTGGGGCCGGTCACCCGCACGCTGCGGGACGGCACCTTTCTCTATCCCAACGATCTCCTGACGCTGGAGGTGATCCGGCAGAATCTCGGGCGGCGCCCCATCGTCTGGGCCATGACCACCGGCCGCGAGTTCGCCGGGCTGAGTGACTACGTCATCCAGCGAGGCCTGGGCTTCGAGCTGCTCACCGCGCGGCCGGATACCACCTCGCCGGCACTCGACCTCCACCGCTTCGGCGGCGTCCCGCTCGACCTCCCCACCACGGAACGGCTGGTGTGGGACACCTATCGCTACGCTGGCTTGCTGGGGGGCAACCCAGATTCGTTGGAGACCAGCAGCGCCAGCGCCGCGGCCAGCCTGAGCCTTCCGTTCGCCCAACTGGTCTACGCCTATGCCTCCCGTGGCGAGCGGGAGCGGATGCTCCGCGCGGCCGATCGCGCCGGCCGCCTCTCACCCGACCCTGACGTTCGAGACGCGCTCCGGTCGGTGGCCGAGTCGGTGGCCGCCGTTCTCCGTGGGCCCAGGTAGTCTCCCCTGCAACATCGACCCAACCTGAAGTAAATTGGAAGGCTATGGACTTCCGGGACCTCCCCGATCACCTCGCCCAAGTCGGTGAGGCCGTGGCTCGGCACCAGTCCATCGGGGGATGGACCCATCCGGTCCGGATCGTGGCGGTGACCAAGACACATGGTCCGGAGGCCGTCCGCGCCGCCGTTGCCGCGGGGTTGACGGATATCGGGGAAAATCGGGTGCAGGAGGCCCTGGCAAAGCAGGCGCTCCTGGCCGATCTCCCCGTTGCATGGCACCTGATCGGCACTCTTCAGCGGAACAAGGCCCGGCAGGCGGTAGGGAGATTCGCCCTGATTCATTCCGTCGACCGTGGCGACCTGTCGGCCGAGCTGGACCGGCGCGCACCGTCCGGCATCCGGCAGCAGGTCCTGGTGCAGGTCAACTGCTCGGACGAGCCGCAGAAGGGCGGGGCGGAGCCCGGGGAGTTGCCAGGTCTGCTCCAGACACTCGCCGCGTTGGAGCATCTCGAGGTCCGGGGCCTGATGACCATGAGCGCGCTCACCGAGGATCGGGCCGAGCAGCGGCGCGCCTTCCGCCGGCTCCGCGAGCTGCGGGACCAGGCGGAGCAATCGGGTTTCCGGCTGCCCGAGCTGTCGATGGGCATGTCGGGCGATTTCCCCATCGCGGTGGAGGAGGGAGCCACCATGATCCGGCTGGGCACCGTGCTCTTCGGCGAGCGCGAGCCATGAGCGACGACGCGTTCCGGCTCACCCCGCTGGACGTCCGGACCCAACAGTTCGCTCGGCGCCTGCGCGGGTACGATCCCCCGCAGGTCGACGAGTTCATGCTCCGGATCTCGGAGGAGCTCGACCGGCTGCTCCGGGAGAACGGCCAGCACGAAGAGCGGCTCAGAAGCGCGCAGGAACAGCTCCGCGTCTACCGCGACCGCGAGCGCGCGATGAACGAGGCGCTGGTGGCGGCCCAGCAACTTCGGGCCGAGACGCGCGATCAGGCCGAGCGAGAGGCCGAGCAAGTCCTGCGGGACGCGCGGGCGGAAGCCGAGCGGGTCGTGGCGCGGGCGCGGCTGGACGAGCAGATGGTGCGGGAGCGGTCTGACAGTGCGGTGCGGCAGTTCACCGCTTACGTCGCGAGCTTCCGCGCCCTGCTGGAGCGGCATCTGGGCGAGGTCGACGGATTGGCACTGCCCGCCAGAATGGACCCGCCACAAGGTGAGAGGCACGAGGTGAGGGAATGACTGGAGGCGGCAGCACATGATCGCGGCGGCATCGCTCTTCGATCGGATTCAAGCGGCGGCGGCCGTCGTCCGCGGGCGGACCACGCTCGTCCCCGAGGTCGGAATCGTGCTCGGCACCGGGCTCGGCGGACTGGCGCGGGAGATCGCGGTCGAGCGCGAGGTGCCGTACGAGTCGATCCCGGGATTTCCGCTGTCGACCGTGGAGAGCCACGCCGGCCGGCTGCTGCTCGGCCGCCTCGGCGGGCGTGCGGTGGTGGCGATGCAGGGCAGGTTCCACCGGTACGAGGGGTACGACCTACAGCAGGTCACCTTCCCGATCCGGGTGATGCACGCGCTGGGCGCGCGGACCCTGATGGTATCGAACGCCTGCGGCGGGATGAACCCGCTCTGGGCCCCCGGAGACCTGGTGCTGCTCAGCGATCATATCAACCTGCTGGGCGACAATCCCCTGGTCGGCGAGAACGATGAGCGTCTGGGCGAGCGGTTCCCCGACATGTCGGCGCCCTACGATCCGGCCTTGCGCTCGCTGGCGCGGAAGCTCGCCCTCGAGCTCGGCATCACCCTGCGCGAGGGAGTCTACGTGGCGGTATCGGGACCCAATCTGGAGACCCGCGCCGAGTACCGGATGCTGCGCGCCATGGGGGCGGACGTCGTCGGCATGTCCACGGTTCCCGAAGTGATCGTGGCGCGGCACCAGGGCATGCGGACCTTGGGCATCTCGATCATCACCGACCAGTGCCTGCCCGACGCGCTGGAGCCGGCCGACATTGGCCGCATCATCGAGACCGCCGGCCGTGCCGAGCCGCAACTGACCCGATTGACCACGCACCTGGTGGAGCGCCTGTCCTGATGGCCTTTCCGTCCTGGCCCAAGCTGACCCCAGACAAGCTGGAGCAGGAGCAGCTCGCGCTGTGGAAGGCCGAAGGCCTGTTCCAGCGGACGCTGGAGGCCAACCGCGCCGGGCGTCCCTACGTCTTCTTCGAGGGGCCACCGACCGCCAACGGCCGGCCCGGCATCCATCACGTCTTTGCCCGGACCATCAAAGACCTGGTCTGCCGCTTCCACGCAATGCAGGGCGAATCGGTCACCCGCATCGCCGGGTGGGACACCCACGG of the Gemmatimonadales bacterium genome contains:
- the folP gene encoding dihydropteroate synthase; the encoded protein is LGIPAEPVPTWDTARGPLALDRPVLVGILNVTPDSFSDGGRYAGRDAALAHAEELLASGATVLDVGGESTRPGRSESVPQDEELRRVVPVIEALARNDPGLVISVDTVKAPVARAALAAGAAVVNDVSAFRLDPEMAAVVAGAGAGAILMHSRGSVLEIASYQHADYAGDVVGQVIAELRAAIATAAEAGVSPGAIVLDPGFGFSKTVEQNVLLFDQLEALQALGRPVLVGPSRKRFLGSLVGLPLEERDRATATACALAWERGARLFRVHAVAAAREALALAVAMEGP
- a CDS encoding DUF2723 domain-containing protein yields the protein MPPGGDDSGPNRAALVFTALVLAGYLLTLAPTVTFWDAGEFIAAARTLGIPHQPGTPMYVMIAHVWGMLDPLGEYAARINLLSALLSAAGAGCLFLVLYQSLREWAADLPPSRRSMLRILGAGSGALLGAFSFTNWQNSNETEVYAVATCSIAAMVWLAVVWRRRRGTAAAPRVLLLIIYLAALSIGNHLLALLAGPALVVFLAVTLRDAPAEDAASRLAESGQVAMLAGMWALLVGTGLGSVSLVVLGAVAALAASLYAARRGAGVFALASLAIALVGVTPYLYLYLRSAQHPIINEAAPATFDALVAVVRRAQYPPRTPLDDPTVVSGVRNPGRTLLLLAIQLGDYLVYFDWQWARSLRGMLGPLPLRTLITLVMASLGIRGALVLRRSDRAVWWLLLVLFLVTGLGLVLYMNFRPGFGRWYDIYPRPQDHEVRERDYFFVVSFIVWGLWAGVGAASLARAAWAKSGQVRRLAPLLLLLPVLPLVLNWKAASRRQGADARLAADFAYDLLNSAPPYGILFTYGDNDTFPLWWAQEVAGIRQDVSVVCLALANTDWYMRQLRDRPARPLDLERLPPVWRPRVSPRPDWPLHTMTDSLIRVAGSGYLVRGTQRVALGPVTRTLRDGTFLYPNDLLTLEVIRQNLGRRPIVWAMTTGREFAGLSDYVIQRGLGFELLTARPDTTSPALDLHRFGGVPLDLPTTERLVWDTYRYAGLLGGNPDSLETSSASAAASLSLPFAQLVYAYASRGERERMLRAADRAGRLSPDPDVRDALRSVAESVAAVLRGPR
- a CDS encoding YggS family pyridoxal phosphate-dependent enzyme — encoded protein: MDFRDLPDHLAQVGEAVARHQSIGGWTHPVRIVAVTKTHGPEAVRAAVAAGLTDIGENRVQEALAKQALLADLPVAWHLIGTLQRNKARQAVGRFALIHSVDRGDLSAELDRRAPSGIRQQVLVQVNCSDEPQKGGAEPGELPGLLQTLAALEHLEVRGLMTMSALTEDRAEQRRAFRRLRELRDQAEQSGFRLPELSMGMSGDFPIAVEEGATMIRLGTVLFGEREP
- a CDS encoding DivIVA domain-containing protein; the protein is MSDDAFRLTPLDVRTQQFARRLRGYDPPQVDEFMLRISEELDRLLRENGQHEERLRSAQEQLRVYRDRERAMNEALVAAQQLRAETRDQAEREAEQVLRDARAEAERVVARARLDEQMVRERSDSAVRQFTAYVASFRALLERHLGEVDGLALPARMDPPQGERHEVRE
- a CDS encoding purine-nucleoside phosphorylase produces the protein MIAAASLFDRIQAAAAVVRGRTTLVPEVGIVLGTGLGGLAREIAVEREVPYESIPGFPLSTVESHAGRLLLGRLGGRAVVAMQGRFHRYEGYDLQQVTFPIRVMHALGARTLMVSNACGGMNPLWAPGDLVLLSDHINLLGDNPLVGENDERLGERFPDMSAPYDPALRSLARKLALELGITLREGVYVAVSGPNLETRAEYRMLRAMGADVVGMSTVPEVIVARHQGMRTLGISIITDQCLPDALEPADIGRIIETAGRAEPQLTRLTTHLVERLS